A window from Zingiber officinale cultivar Zhangliang chromosome 7A, Zo_v1.1, whole genome shotgun sequence encodes these proteins:
- the LOC122002238 gene encoding protein PLASTID MOVEMENT IMPAIRED 2-like produces MDEPSQPEAVGSVKAAISLFGERIRSRKQEKLSSQVFPQEDLPSKTKEFLQAKANIGRLNDIKSSAEREKARAESKLLRVRNVAKELASEIEESNARRSEMQSVSKSARVEEELQYSRVMQELGQAKRELSSLKVDVASALEAKAKAEKEIEVSGSKAASYSRSIAELRRKIDEADEEHVLVELARIEAEKERREIEERRRTEADLFAKEIETVKKRIEELRRELHRSKELEMKLKVTNSDVNVLQREMDLVRAMERNYRAESIAKSNNKRREQDSALQSAEAELKAAKQELASIKEVSFQLMVSMDTIREELRHISEEINKLQKLEKKAETDIQHLNAKLAKAKSLLEAATMADERSKSIVTDLSSALQQMQRETVAANEEKQQTDEDIKTIRDEIGKVESDVDSGSEKLQAAMRELEAVKASEVKALRKLRDVAHKAMRSRAVSISRVSTMTISKSEFEYLNQQATAAQEVAAKKVEAARAWVEALEAREKEILLKTETIERDITESKGEERSSIVQDREMDELREKEEEDNGGHTQSAVEKPRKTMRESSAVASSRRSKATRLSTSSAARNARSPSFTIKRKKIIPNLFKLLGDQKNRQHK; encoded by the exons ATGGATGAACCATCGCAGCCTGAAGCTGTTGGTTCGGTGAAAGCGGCCATCAGTTTGTTCGGGGAAAGGATTCGTAGCCGGAAGCAGGAGAAGCTCAGCAGCCAGGTCTTTCCGCAAGAG GATTTGCCTTCCAAAACGAAGGAATTCCTCCAAGCGAAAGCGAACATTGGCAGGCTTAATGATATCAAGAGCTCTGCGGAAAGAGAGAAAGCCAGGGCGGAGTCCAAATTGCTTCGCGTTAGAAATGTGGCAAAGGAACTGGCGTCCGAGATCGAGGAGTCGAATGCCCGGAGATCAGAGATGCAGTCGGTATCAAAATCAGCAAGAGTCGAGGAGGAACTCCAGTATTCCAGAGTGATGCAGGAGCTGGGCCAAGCGAAGAGAGAACTGAGCAGCCTCAAGGTCGATGTGGCTTCGGCATTGGAGGCGAAGGCGAAAGCAGAGAAGGAAATCGAAGTCTCCGGCTCCAAGGCTGCAAGTTATTCGCGCTCCATCGCAGAGTTACGGAGGAAGATAGACGAGGCTGACGAAGAGCATGTGCTGGTCGAGCTCGCGCGGATTGAGGCCGAGAAAGAACGTCGAGAGATCGAGGAACGAAGAAGGACCGAAGCTGATTTGTTCGCTAAGGAAATTGAAACTGTCAAGAAGAGGATTGAGGAGCTCCGAAGGGAGCTCCATAGGTCGAAAGAGCTCGAAATGAAGCTTAAAGTCACTAACTCAGATGTGAATGTGTTGCAAAGGGAGATGGATTTGGTTCGAGCCATGGAGAGGAACTACCGAGCAGAGTCGATAGCCAAATCCAACAACAAGAGAAGAGAACAGGATTCTGCACTCCAATCCGCGGAAGCTGAATTGAAGGCAGCCAAACAAGAATTAGCTTCCATCAAGGAAGTGAGTTTTCAGTTGATGGTCTCGATGGATACTATAAGAGAGGAACTGAGGCACATTTCTGAAGAGATAAACAAGCTCCAGAAGCTAGAAAAGAAAGCTGAAACAGACATCCAGCACCTCAATGCGAAGCTGGCAAAAGCAAAGTCCTTGCTGGAAGCTGCAACAATGGCCGACGAGAGGTCGAAATCCATCGTTACCGATCTGTCTTCCGCCCTCCAGCAAATGCAAAGAGAGACCGTGGCCGCGAATGAGGAAAAGCAACAGACTGATGAAGATATCAAGACCATCCGCGATGAAATTGGCAAAGTAGAATCGGATGTCGATTCGGGTTCGGAGAAACTGCAGGCGGCCATGCGGGAGCTCGAAGCTGTGAAAGCTTCTGAAGTGAAGGCGCTCAGGAAGCTGAGGGATGTAGCTCACAAAGCGATGAGAAGTAGAGCCGTGTCGATTTCAAGGGTTTCCACCATGACCATCTCAAAGAGTGAGTTCGAGTATCTGAATCAGCAAGCGACTGCGGCGCAGGAAGTTGCGGCAAAGAAAGTGGAGGCTGCTCGTGCATGGGTGGAAGCATTGGAAGCTCGAGAGAAGGAGATACTGCTGAAGACTGAGACCATCGAGAGGGATATCACAGAGTCCAAAGGCGAGGAGAGATCATCAATCGTTCAAGATCGAGAAATGGATGAActgagagagaaagaagaagaggacaACGGCGGGCATACGCAGAGTGCCGTGGAGAAACCAAGAAAAACCATGAGAGAGTCTTCAGCGGTGGCATCATCAAGGAGGAGTAAGGCGACAAGGCTTTCGACCTCATCTGCAGCTCGAAATGCCCGGTCGCCGTCGTTTACTATAAAGAGGAAAAAGATCATTCCTAATTTGTTCAAGCTTCTCGGCGATCAGAAGAACAGACAGCACAAGTGA